The following proteins are encoded in a genomic region of Serinus canaria isolate serCan28SL12 chromosome 15, serCan2020, whole genome shotgun sequence:
- the LOC103818237 gene encoding macrophage migration inhibitory factor — VNTNISKAKVPESFAGELTQHLSKALGKPAQYLAVQISPDQVMSFGSSTDIAPAMCFLYSIGKMGEQENKVYSKLLCDLMSKLLKIPSDRIYISFFDISPGNVGWNNITFA; from the exons GTTAACACAAATATAAGCAAGGCTAAAGTTCCAGAATCTTTTGCAGGGGAGCTCACCCAACACTTATCAAAAGCATTGGGCAAACCAGCACAG TATCTAGCAGTACAGATCTCTCCTGATCAGGTGATGTCCTTTGGCAGCTCCACAGACATAGCACCTGCTATGTGCTTTCTGTACAGCATTGGAAAGATGGGGGAGCAGGAGAACAAGGTCTACTCCAAATTGCTTTGTGACCTCATGAGCAAACTGCTGAAAATACCATCTGACAG AATCTACATCAGCTTCTTTGACATCAGTCCTGGCAATGTGGGCTGGAATAACATCACCTTTGCTTGA
- the LOC103818238 gene encoding macrophage migration inhibitory factor, whose product MPMFAIYTNVCKDAVPDNLLGDLTQQLAKATGKPAQYIAVHIIPDQMMSFGGSTDPCALCSLYSIGKIGGQQNKTYTKMLCDLISKHLHVSADRVYINYFDMNAANVGWNGSTFA is encoded by the exons ATGCCCATGTTCGCCATCTACACCAATGTCTGCAAGGACGCCGTGCCCGACAACCTGTTGGGTGACCTCACCCAGCAGCTGGCCAAGGCCACTGGCAAGCCCGCGCAG TACATAGCTGTGCACATCATACCTGACCAGATGATGTCCTTCGGGGGCTCCACTGATCCCTGCGCACTCTGCAGTCTCTACAGCATCGGCAAAATAGGAGGGCAGCAGAACAAGACTTACACCAAGATGCTGTGTGATCTGATCTCGAAGCACTTGCACGTATCTGCAGACAG GGTCTACATCAACTACTTCGACATGAACGCTGCCAACGTGGGCTGGAACGGCTCCACCTTTGCATAG
- the DDX51 gene encoding ATP-dependent RNA helicase DDX51 has protein sequence MALFCIRRYGEESEHKEEAEAESRARVLLERLQHQARARQQKKQREAPAQGREGSGEPGLSPEGKPGEGKGKRKRESEEQPSGHRQKKLKTKQPRSSSEERAGTEEAADGSSSTKEKKANRRKSKEPQEGAEADSEGDIKEQDNRNNFEKKSNKRRKTDEETQGDETEKKESCEKAEGSKTTEEVSSVASGEGANCAPSSMMILGDYEAKPVQKVQPFLPQWLAEPRRVQKRIRDNLCPVRDVPGIHPRLLRKLQMNGIDSFFPVQAEVIPAILQSAAHGYLLGRAGYRPRDICVSAPTGSGKTLSFVIPIVQVLLDRVVCHVRALAVLPTKELAQQVSKVFNVYTDGTGLKVVLITGQKSFAKEQEMLVQKKVTGYCSLADIVVATPGRLTDHINQTPGFSLAQLRFLIVDEADRMIDDMHQNCLNQIVKAAFQGENHSGSSMLFQRTKPGPLTAASSCSPQIPLQKLLFSATLTQDPEKLQQLDLFQPRLFTSVYSEKNRDGTETEQNTSNKYTLPERLSQCYVPCDLNSKPLILLYFMLKMRFTRVLCFTNSREASHRLFLLVQAFGGVTVAEFSSRLTPNERKRTMKEFEQGKIQLLISTDATARGIDVKGVNYVINYDAPQFIRTYVHRVGRTARAGEAGVAFSLVLRIQERRFLRMLRDAGIQDIQKHPVKGNSLKPLVQQYEGALCKLEKTVKNERAQRRA, from the exons ATGGCGCTGTTCTGCATCCGCAG GTACGGCGAGGAGAGCGAGCACAAGGAGGAGGCCGAGGCCGAGAGCCGGGCGCGGGTCCTGCTGGAGCGGCTGCAGCACCAGGCGAGGGCCCGGCAGCAGAAGAAGCAGCGAGAGGCGCCggcccagggaagggaagggtcgGGGGAGCCCGGCCTGAGCCCCGAGGGGAAACCCggagaaggaaaggggaagaggaaaagggagagtgaggagcagcccagcGGGCACAGGCAGAAGAAGCTAAAGACAAAACAGCCCCGCAGCTCTTCGGAAGAAAGGGCTGGTActgaggaggcagcagatggcagcagctccacaaaggagaagaaagcaaatagaagaaaatcaaaagagCCGCAAGAGGGGGCTGAAGCAG ATTCTGAGGGAGACATCAAAGAACAGGACAACAGAAACAACTTTGAAAAGAAGTCTAATAAGAGGAGGAAGACAGATGAGGAAACACAAGGAGatgaaacagagaagaaagagagctgtgaaaaagctgaaggaagTAAAACTACAGAGGAGGTGTCCTCAGTAGCCTCAGGGGAAGGGGCCAATTGTGCACCCTCCAGTATGATGATTCTCGGAGACTACGAAGCAAAGCCAGTGCAGAAG GTGCAGCCCTTCTTGCCTCAGTGGCTTGCTGAGCCCCGGCGGGTGCAGAAGCGCATCAGGGATAATCTATGTCCAGTCAGGGACGTGCCAGGAAtccaccccaggctgctgagaAAGCTGCAGATGAATGGAATAGACTCCTTTTTTCCAG TCCAGGCAGAGGTGATTCCTGCCATTCTGCAGAGTGCAGCCCATGGGTACctgctgggccgggccgggtaCCGCCCCAGGGACATCTGTGTCTCAGCCCCCACAGGCAGTGGCAAAACCCTGTCCTTTGTCATCCCCATCGTGCAG GTTCTGCTAGATCGGGTGGTTTGCCACGTCCGAGCTCTGGCTGTTCTGCCCACCAAAGAGCTGGCACAACAG GTGAGTAAAGTGTTCAACGTTTACACTGATGGGACAGGTCTGAAGGTCGTTTTGATTACTGGCCAGAAATCCTTTGcaaaggagcaggagatgcttgTCCAGAAAAA AGTGACAGGCTACTGCAGCCTGGCTGACATTGTGGTGGCCACGCCAGGGAGGCTCACGGATCACATTAACCAGACCCCAGGcttcagcctggcacagcttcgCTTCCTG ATTGTGGATGAAGCTGACCGGATGATTGATGACATGCACCAGAACTGCCTGAACCAAATTGTCAAAGCTGCCTTCCAAGGAGAAAATCACTCTGGCTCCAGCATGCTTTTTCAGAGGACCAAGCCAGGGCCTTTAACAGCAGCCAG ttcctgctctcctcagatACCCTTACAGAAACTGCTGTTTTCAGCCACACTGACCCAGGACCCAGAGAAGTTGCAGCAGCTGGATTTATTCCAGCCTCGTCTCTTCACATCTGTGTATTCTGAGAAGAATAGAGATGGAACAGAAACTGAACAAAATACCAGTAACAAATACACACTCCCAGAGAGGCTGTCG CAATGTTACGTGCCCTGTGACCTGAATTCCAAGCCCTTGATCCTCTTGTATTTCATGCTGAAAATGAGATTCACCCGTGTGTTGTGCTTCACCAACTCCAGGGAAGCCTCTCACAG GTTGTTCCTGCTGGTTCAAGCCTTTGGTGGAGTCACTGTGGCAGAGTTTTCTTCTCGGTTAACTCCAAATGAGAGAAAGAGAACCATGAAGGAGTTTGAACAAGGAAAAATACAACT GTTGATCAGCACGGATGCCACAGCCCGAGGGATTGATGTGAAAGGAGTGAATTATGTGATAAACTATGATGCACCCCAGTTCATCAGGACCTACGTTCACCG ggtTGGAAGAACAGCTCGTGCAGGAGAAGCAGGTGTGGCTTTCAGCTTGGTCCTTAGAATTCAG GAGCGGCGGTTCCTGCggatgctcagggatgctggCATCCAGGATATCCAGAAACACCCAGTGAAGGGCAACTCCCTGAAGCCCCTGGTGCAGCAGTATGAGGGAGCTCTGTGTAAGCTCGAGAAGACAGTCAAG AATGAGCGAGCACAGAGGCGAGCCTGA
- the LOC103817999 gene encoding glutathione S-transferase theta-1, producing MGLEMYLDLLSQPCRALYIFARSNNIPFEFKRVQLTKGQHKTEEFRQVNVLMKVPALRDGSFTLAESIAILLYLAQKFKTPDHWYPADLQKRARVDEYLSWQHVSIRAKGIKLFLSKVLLPLITGQPLPPEKLEFAIEELNVVLKQFEEKFLQDKPFIAGSEVSLADLVALVELMQAVCADYDLFEKRPKLAEWRRRVEEAVGKQLFLEAHQEIMNVKNLTADQFAPEFLDIVKQHLLNQN from the exons atggggctggagatGTACCTGGACCTGCTCTCGCAGCCCTGCCGGGCGCTCTACATCTTCGCCCGGAGCAACAACATCCCCTTCGAGTTCAAGCGGGTGCAGCTGACCAAGG ggcagcacaagacAGAGGAGTTCCGGCAGGTGAATGTCCTGATGAAGGTTCCTGCCCTGAGGGATGGTTCTTTCACATTAGCAGAGAG CATTGCGATCCTCCTGTACCTGGCCCAGAAATTCAAGACTCCTGATCACTGGTACCCAGCTGACCTGCAAAAAAGGGCGAGGGTTGATGAGTACCTGTCCTGGCAGCACGTCAGCATTCGTGCCAAGGGGATCAAGTTGTTCTTAAGCAAG gtgctgctgcctctcatcACAGGCCAGCCACTTCCTCCAGAGAAACTGGAGTTTGCCATTGAGGAGCTGAACGTTGTCCTGAAGCAGTTTGAGGAGAAGTTCTTGCAGGACAAGCCCTTTATTGCAGgcagtgaggtctccctggCAGACCTCGTGGCACTGGTGGAGCTCATGCAG GCCGTGTGTGCTGACTATGACCTGTTTGAGAAGAGGCCCAAGCTGGCGGAGTGGCGCAGGAGGGTGGAAGAGGCTGTGGGGAAGCAGCTCTTCCTGGAGGCCCACCAGGAGATCATGAACGTTAAGAACTTGACTGCTGACCAGTTTGCACCTGAGTTCCTGGACATTGTCAAGCAGCATCTCCTAAACCAGAATTAG